One region of Pararhizobium qamdonense genomic DNA includes:
- a CDS encoding CobW family GTP-binding protein: MADSPAFTPVNLLTGFLGSGKTTLLKRLLTDPALADTAVLINEFGEVGLDHYLLERIDETMILLQSGCLCCTVRGELADALRDLHSKRERGLVPNFKRVVIESTGLADPFPVLSTLKADPVLRHHFRPGNVIATVDAVNGMRQLDTYIESNRQVAIADRLVLTKTDIAHEAGLALLLERLRRINPDAALLSAADEVLDIAGLFDETQSTRGSLAQSPSGFYCETPAMLETAGGGVHQAAVTSFVMSVEGAIDWTAFGVWLTMLLNRHGERVLRVKGILNLEGEARPVAIHGVQHLVHPPTHMEAWPSDDRRSHIVFIVDGLDASLLKRSFEAFTLAGPVPSITGGVRATRQDVQTS, translated from the coding sequence ATGGCGGATAGCCCGGCCTTTACCCCCGTCAACCTGCTCACCGGCTTCCTTGGCTCGGGCAAGACGACGCTCTTGAAGCGGCTTTTGACCGATCCCGCTTTGGCAGACACAGCCGTTCTCATCAACGAGTTCGGCGAAGTCGGCCTTGATCATTATCTGCTCGAGCGGATCGACGAGACGATGATCCTGCTGCAATCAGGATGCCTGTGCTGCACGGTTCGCGGCGAGCTGGCCGACGCGCTGCGCGATCTGCATTCCAAGCGCGAGCGCGGGTTGGTTCCGAATTTCAAACGCGTGGTGATCGAAAGCACCGGCCTTGCCGATCCCTTTCCGGTTTTATCGACGCTCAAGGCAGACCCCGTGCTGCGGCATCATTTCAGGCCGGGAAATGTGATCGCAACCGTCGATGCGGTCAACGGCATGCGCCAGCTCGATACCTATATCGAATCCAACCGGCAGGTGGCGATCGCCGACCGGCTGGTGCTGACAAAGACGGATATTGCACACGAAGCCGGGTTGGCGCTGCTTTTGGAACGCCTGCGCCGCATCAACCCCGATGCGGCTCTGCTGTCGGCCGCCGATGAGGTGCTTGATATCGCCGGTCTGTTTGACGAGACGCAGTCCACGCGCGGCAGTCTTGCCCAGTCGCCAAGCGGATTTTATTGCGAAACGCCAGCCATGCTGGAAACGGCTGGTGGCGGCGTCCATCAGGCGGCGGTCACCTCTTTCGTCATGAGCGTCGAAGGTGCCATCGACTGGACGGCCTTCGGCGTCTGGCTGACCATGCTGCTGAACCGGCACGGCGAACGCGTGCTCAGGGTCAAGGGAATTCTCAATCTGGAAGGCGAGGCTCGCCCGGTGGCCATTCATGGCGTCCAGCATCTGGTGCACCCGCCCACCCATATGGAGGCTTGGCCGTCGGACGACCGGCGGTCGCATATCGTCTTTATTGTTGACGGACTCGATGCCAGTCTGCTGAAACGGTCTTTCGAGGCCTTTACCCTTGCAGGGCCGGTGCCGTCCATCACGGGCGGTGTGCGGGCCACACGACAGGACGTCCAGACCTCTTGA
- a CDS encoding ABC transporter substrate-binding protein — translation MNKHQPAPQTPATPALHLQGRPKLRVLGTAISLLEELRLRAEQDLGIDVTFDNNDFLTTQHKAAQEPGSYDIYDQCFHNLDIVWYWRAVQPISTERITLWSEINDLTKTGHIGPNARLGQGDVPAKKLFVQPNLALGDTPSHRISMLPTTHNFDSFAYRTDVVKQPVEMNSWASLLNEKWAGRVSLVDEPAIGIFDAALAAQAAGLMSFDNIGNMSVAEIDRLIDLLETRKKDGFFRGFWRTAEDAARLMVTGETDVQSMWSTGINILNGQGIPVEQAVPVEGYRAWHGGLCLSRDLSGRALDVAYDYLNWWISGWPGSVVARQGYYISTPQRSRQFMTPAEWDYWYEGLPAKTDLPGPDGSVRISKGSVRAGGSYWQRANCIAVWNTTMDEHNYLVRRWMQLVGR, via the coding sequence ATGAACAAGCATCAGCCAGCACCACAGACACCCGCCACGCCTGCACTCCATCTTCAAGGCCGGCCGAAACTGCGCGTGCTGGGTACCGCGATTTCCCTTCTGGAGGAATTGCGTCTGCGGGCCGAGCAGGATCTCGGCATTGACGTGACTTTCGACAATAACGACTTTCTCACGACGCAGCACAAGGCGGCACAGGAGCCGGGCAGCTACGACATCTACGATCAGTGTTTTCACAATCTCGATATCGTCTGGTACTGGCGCGCCGTACAGCCGATCAGCACGGAGCGGATCACGCTGTGGTCCGAGATCAACGATCTGACCAAGACCGGGCATATCGGACCGAACGCGCGGCTGGGGCAGGGCGATGTGCCGGCCAAGAAGCTGTTCGTTCAGCCCAATCTTGCGCTCGGCGATACACCGTCGCATCGCATTTCGATGCTGCCGACCACGCATAATTTCGACAGTTTCGCCTATCGCACCGATGTCGTGAAGCAGCCGGTGGAGATGAATTCCTGGGCATCGCTGCTGAACGAGAAATGGGCGGGCCGCGTTTCTCTGGTGGATGAGCCCGCCATTGGCATTTTCGATGCGGCGCTCGCAGCCCAAGCGGCCGGGCTGATGTCGTTCGACAATATCGGCAATATGAGCGTGGCGGAGATCGACCGGCTGATCGACCTGCTGGAAACCCGCAAGAAGGATGGCTTCTTCCGGGGTTTCTGGCGGACGGCGGAAGATGCCGCGCGGTTGATGGTGACGGGCGAAACCGATGTGCAAAGCATGTGGTCGACCGGGATCAATATTCTCAACGGGCAGGGCATTCCCGTTGAGCAGGCCGTCCCTGTCGAAGGCTATCGCGCCTGGCATGGCGGTCTTTGCCTGTCGAGGGATTTGAGCGGACGCGCACTCGATGTGGCCTATGACTATCTCAACTGGTGGATTTCCGGCTGGCCCGGCTCGGTCGTCGCCCGTCAGGGCTATTATATTTCGACCCCGCAGCGTTCCCGGCAGTTCATGACGCCGGCAGAATGGGATTACTGGTACGAAGGCTTGCCCGCCAAGACCGATCTTCCGGGGCCGGATGGATCGGTGCGGATCAGCAAGGGCAGCGTCAGGGCCGGCGGATCCTATTGGCAGAGAGCCAATTGCATCGCCGTGTGGAACACGACGATGGATGAACACAATTATCTGGTTCGCCGCTGGATGCAGCTCGTCGGACGATAG